One window from the genome of Podospora pseudocomata strain CBS 415.72m chromosome 6, whole genome shotgun sequence encodes:
- a CDS encoding hypothetical protein (EggNog:ENOG503P6UQ) — translation MSDPSGISLDGGDHHTEQNDPQQDDESAEMARLMGFSSFTTTARTRRPRPSSISDEHPPSKRSRSDEGSAHPQAPDGTHPAPSPRGGPTRASCSSIIVTTDTDVDISPSPTGQGSDPFIKGFRGSTITAERVNHDEDRHDAAAAEEGSNSPNQGQRQESGSNLTTRSNLNARGRGNFGERGGRGGARGGRGGGGHNPNWYIDYYDSRSNENPWEPLEKKNGLEPVGTWPVRKPYQPKGVPQQQQEQQSQEHPDQQQTTQPETTQIGPEPKAPEAVAEAKAEVFLAAAT, via the coding sequence ATGTCCGACCCCAGCGGAATTTCTCTCGACGGTGGCGACCATCACACCGAGCAAAATGACCCCCAACAAGATGACGAAAGTGCCGAAATGGCTAGATTGAtgggcttctcctccttcaccaccaccgctcgCACTCGCCGGCCCcgtccctcctccatctctgATGAACACCCACCAAGCAAGAGATCCCGGTCAGATGAAGGATCAGCACACCCCCAAGCGCCCGACGGCACCCACCCCGCACCATCCCCTAGGGGCGGTCCAACCCGAGCTTCCTGCTCGTCCATCATCGTCACGACCGATACTGATGTTGACatctcaccatccccaacaggCCAAGGGTCCGATCCTTTCATCAAGGGATTTCGAGGTTCAACAATAACAGCCGAGAGGGTCAATCACGACGAAGATCGCCACgacgcagcagcagcggaggagggcagtAATAGTCCAAACCAGGGACAACGCCAAGAGTCAGGTTCCAACCTTACCACCCGGAGTAATCTTAATGCAAGAGGCAGAGGCAACTTTGGTGagagaggaggccgaggaggggcCAGAGGCGGcaggggtggcggtggccacAATCCAAACTGGTACATTGACTACTACGACTCCCGCTCCAACGAGAACCCCTGGGAGCCactcgagaagaagaatgggTTGGAACCTGTGGGTACCTGGCCGGTAAGGAAGCCTTACCAGCCAAAGGGAGttccacagcagcaacaagaacaacaaagCCAAGAGCATCCAGACCAGCAGCAAACTACCCAACCGGAGACAACACAGATTGGTCCCGAGCCAAAAGCGCCAGAGGCAGTGGCGGAAGCCAAAGCTGAGGTGTTCCTCGCCGCTGCCACCTGA
- a CDS encoding hypothetical protein (EggNog:ENOG503P408), translating into MSPITLHEPSKYSLSPTTTTPSPTIDFLSRTWSVTHSTLPMWRKARNVRITYSPLPQPTPGSPLKISDLVEYEPLDGSSLKNVRGVDTASVPNSLTSWDWRGSSFLFFVTSHWEILGYGEVPETGERWVVTWFQKTLFTAEGVDVYSDRKEGLSEGLKKEILEALEKMEGGVGGLCKRDMQEVKVELPWREQ; encoded by the coding sequence ATGTCACCCATAACCCTCCACGAACCCTCCAAATACTccctctcacccaccaccaccaccccctccccaaccatcGACTTCCTCTCCCGCACCTGGTCCGTAACCcactccaccctccccatgTGGCGCAAAGCCCGCAACGTCAGAATCAcctactcccccctcccccaacccacccccggcTCCCCTCTTAAAATCTCCGACCTGGTCGAGTACGAGCCCCTCGACGGGTCCTCCCTTAAAAACGTCCGCGGCGTCGACACCGCCTCCGTTCCCAACTCACTCACAAGCTGGGACTGGCGAGGCTCCAGCTTCCTATTCTTTGTCACCTCCCACTGGGAAATCCTGGGGTACGGAGAGGTCCCAGAAACGGGGGAGCGATGGGTTGTAACTTGGTTCCAAAAAACCCTGTTCACGGCTGAAGGGGTGGATGTGTACAGTGATCGGAAAGAGGGGCTGAGTGAAGGGTTGAAAAAGGAGATTTTGGAAGCGTTGGAAAAGATGGAGGGTGGGGTCGGGGGGTTGTGTAAGAGGGATATGCAAGAGGTAAAGGTTGAGTTGCCTTGGAGGGAGCAATAG
- a CDS encoding hypothetical protein (COG:S; EggNog:ENOG503P2BX), whose translation MPLHLLGKKSWNVYNTANIERVRRDEAAARLKEEAGEQRMQEQDAERRLAILRGEVPPPLPGPDSSTEIRSSVREPREPRKKRKRQGEDDTDFELRLARERQEQQYQQFQSLAPPTTLNTPNDLVDSKGHLTLFMPQQIHAKHPDVEKEKKQQLAEQAQLRLGPGTVAGTGDAWYATPDDQILSVVPSKNVFGKDDPNRKAREAARLVSSDPLAMMKSGAAKVRELEKERRKVNEEKERELRELEKAERRERRHRHRDRSSDRRRHRDRNSSGERRHRERSRSRDRHRSERDSRRCRSRSPSPKRARHEKGGHHSERSHRDRNRERKHTRSRDDTER comes from the coding sequence AtgcctctccacctcctaGGCAAGAAATCATGGAATGTCTACAacacagccaacatcgagcgCGTCAGGCGCGACGAGGCAGCCGCTCGCCTGAAGGAGGAAGCCGGCGAGCAGCGCATGCAGGAGCAGGATGCTGAGCGCAGGCTGGCCAtattgagaggagaggtccCGCCACCGCTTCCTGGACCCGACTCTTCCACAGAAATCAGATCATCAGTCAGGGAGCCACGAGAACCCCGAAAGAAACGCAAACGTCAAGGAGAGGATGACACCGACTTTGAGTTACGACTCGCAAGAGAACGCCAGGAGCAGCAGTATCAACAGTTCCAATCACTAGCGCCACCCACCACATTGAATACCCCAAATGACTTGGTCGACAGTAAAGGCCATCTCACCCTTTTTATGCCTCAACAAATTCATGCAAAACACCCGGAtgtggagaaggaaaagaagcagcagctggctgaGCAGGCCCAACTCCGTCTTGGTCCTGGAACTGTGGCTGGGACAGGTGACGCATGGTATGCCACGCCGGATGACCAAATTTTGTCGGTCGTTCCAAGCAAAAATGTCTTTGGTAAGGACGACCCGAACAGAAAGGCCAGGGAAGCGGCAAGGTTGGTGTCGAGTGACCCGCTTGCCATGATGAAGAGCGGTGCTGCCAAGGTGAGGGAGCTGGAAAAAGAACGAAGGAAGGTAAACgaggaaaaagagagggaACTGAGAGAGTTGGAAAAGGCagagagaagggagaggaggcatCGACATAGGGATAGGAGCAGCGACAGACGAAGACATAGAGACAGAAACTCAAGCGGGGAAAGAAGGCACAGAGaaaggagcagaagcagggATCGGCATCGCTCTGAAAGAGACTCACGTAGGTGCAGAAGCAGGTCTCCATCTCCCAAGCGCGCCAGACACGAGAAAGGCGGTCACCATTCAGAGAGATCCCACCGCGACAGAAACAGGGAGAGGAAACACACTAGAAGTAGAGATGACACGGAGCGCTGA
- the SEC18 gene encoding transport between ER and Golgi ATPase protein (COG:O; EggNog:ENOG503NV43; BUSCO:EOG09260NC6) → MDPRSALFGSGPRGGGSGSGLPGRNVQQQRPPQAGYPPQQQGGYGSSQQAGYGQAPPPRQQPGGYGQAPPPRQQAGGYGQTGSGRIPLRLAKVEDKTLQSQYIFGNLCAVSPRDFPPNRENTDVYIRLTGPQMKGGGDFVVTARPVPGFPDGCISLSDPQRTWCGVGLMDSLEGEVYDPFARSAQTYLGSIDVEIGFASLRKVVDAPYDQDELAEQFIAQFQNQLFAPGQKLLMDVKNVPLAITVKTVTLTDLSMQSQNGEEPPTLSDPRARGILHKHTSIGFYKDASSPLKLKASNKRPAANAIISPDFKFEDMGIGGLDAEFSTIFRRAFASRIFPPGLIEKLGIMHVKGMLLYGPPGTGKTLIARQIGKMLNAREPKIINGPEVLNKYVGQSEENIRKMFADAEKEYKEKGDESGLHIIIFDELDAVCKQRGSGAGGGTGVGDSVVNQLLSKLDGVDQLNNILLIGMTNRKDMIDDALLRPGRLEVQIEISLPDEFGRSQILKIHTSKMKENNVMGSDVDILELAARTKNFSGAELSGLVKSATSFAFARNIKAGTTASVSEDVVNMKVGMQDFLHALDEVKPAFGTDDSELEDVLPFGIIEYSRGISHILKDGMLYVKTVKEQPNLRVMSVLLHGPRSSGKTALAAKIAQLSDFPFIKLITPASLVGYRDELAKKDYLHKLFTDAYKSPLSLLVIDNIERLIDWVPVGARFSGSILNTLVTLLQTPPPKGHRLLILATTSQRSVLEQLDVTTAFDNQIPVPAISDLGELEAVLGQVGAFDGRHGRIVQEIERATGSREVNVGIKTVLTSLETAKLSESPEEWFVEQISGQIARYPGV, encoded by the exons ATGGATCCGCGCAGCGCCCTCTTCGGCTCAGGAccccgcggcggcggcagcggtaGCGGTCTCCCCGGCCGCAACGTCCAACAGCAGCGACCCCCTCAGGCGGGATACCCtccacagcagcagggagGATATGGCTCTTCGCAGCAAGCCGGATATGGCCAggcgccaccacctcgccagcagcCAGGAGGATACGGCCAAgcgccccctcctcgacagcagGCCGGAGGGTACGGCCAGACCGGCTCTGGCCGTATTCCGCTCAGGTTGGCAAAGGTCGAGGACAAGACCCTCCAGTCGCAATACATCTTTGGCAATCT CTGCGCCGTCTCCCCCCGAGACTTCCCACCCAACCGGGAAAACACCGATGTCTACATCCGCCTCACCGGCCCCCAGATGAAAGGCGGAGGCGACTTTGTCGTCACAGCGCGCCCAGTCCCCGGCTTCCCCGATGGCTGCATCAGCTTGTCCGACCCTCAAAGAACATGGTGCGGCGTTGGTCTGATGGACTCGCTCGAGGGCGAAGTCTATGACCCCTTTGCGCGGAGCGCGCAGACCTATCTCGGCTCTATAGACGTCGAAATTGGGTTTGCGTCGCTGAGAAAGGTCGTCGACGCACCATACGATCAAGACGAGCTCGCCGAGCAGTTTATCGCCCAGTTTCAAAACCAGCTCTTCGCGCCAGGCCAGAAGTTGTTGATGGACGTCAAAAATGTGCCCCTGGCTATCACGGTCAAGACGGTCACCTTGACGGACTTGAGCATGCAATCGCAAAATGGCGAGGAGCCGCCCACGTTGTCAGACCCGCGCGCCAGGGGTATCCTGCACAAGCATACCAGCATTGGGTTCTATAAGGATGCGAGCTCGCCTCTGAAGCTCAAGGCGTCCAACAAGAGGCCTGCTGCTAATGCTATTATCAGCCCTGACTTTAAGTTTGAGGATATGGGTATCGGCGGTTTGGATGCCGAGTTCTCGACCATTTTCAGAAGAGCTTTTGCTTCGCGCATTTTCCCACCGGGCTTGATCGAGAAGCTGGGGATTATGCACGTCAAGGGTATGCTTCTTTACGGTCCTCCGGGTACAGGCAAGACGCTTATTGCCAGGCAAATTGGCAAGATGCTTAATGCCAGGGAACCAAAGATCATCAACGGTCCCGAAGTGCTGAATAAGTACGTTGGCCAGAGTGAGGAAAACATTCGCAAGATGTTTGCCGATGCCGAAAAGGAATACAAGGAAAAGGGAGACGAGTCTGGGCTTCATATCATCATCTTTGACGAGTTGGACGCTGTCTGCAAGCAGAGAGGGTCTGGTGCCGGTGGCGGcactggtgttggtgacagTGTTGTCAACCAGCTGCTTTCCAAGCTCGACGGTGTGGACCAGCTTAACAATATCCTGTTGATCGGAATGACCAACAGGAAGGACATGATTGATGACGCGTTGCTGCGGCCTGGTCGTTTGGAGGTGCAGATTGAGATTTCCCTGCCGGATGAGTTTGGCCGGTCGCAGATTCTCAAGATCCACACGagcaagatgaaggagaatAATGTCATGGGGAGTGATGTTGATATTCTGGAGCTGGCGGCAAGGACGAAGAACTTTTCGGGTGCTGAGCTGAGCGGTTTGGTGAAGTCTGCGACGTCGTTTGCTTTTGCGAGGAACATCAAGGCCGGCACTACGGCTAGTGTCAGTGAGGATGTGGTGAACATGAAGGTTGGCATGCAGGATTTCTTGCACGCGTTGGACGAGGTCAAGCCCGCGTTTGGTACTGATGATTCGGAGCTGGAGGACGTGTTGCCGTTTGGGATCATTGAGTACTCGAGGGGGATTAGCCATATTCTCAAGGACGGCATGCTCTATGTCAAGACTGTGAAGGAGCAGCCGAACCTGAGGGTGATGAGTGTTTTGCTTCATGGGCCGAGGTCGAGCGGCAAGACGGCGCTCGCGGCGAAGATTGCGCAGCTGTCGGATTTCCCTTTTATCAAGCTTATCACCCCGGCGTCGCTGGTGGGTTATAGGGATGAGCTGGCGAAGAAGGATTATTTGCATAAGTTGTTTACGGATGCTTACAAGTCCCCGTTGAGTTTACTCGTTATTG ACAATATTGAGCGTCTCATCGACTGGGTCCCCGTCGGCGCGCGCTTCTCTGgctccatcctcaacacgCTCGTCACGCTTCTtcaaaccccaccacccaagggGCACAGActgctcatcctcgccaccacGTCGCAGAGATCAGTGCTGGAGCAGCTCGACGTCACGACGGCGTTTGACAACCAGATTCCCGTGCCGGCGATCTCGGACctgggcgagctggaggCGGTGCTGGGGCAGGTGGGCGCGTTCGATGGGAGGCACGGGCGGATCGTGCAGGAGATTGAGCGGGCGACGGGGAGTAGGGAGGTGAATGTGGGGATCAAGACGGTGCTGACAAGCTTGGAGACGGCGAAGCTGAGCGAGAGCCCGGAGGAGTGGTTTGTGGAGCAGATTTCGGGGCAGATTGCTAGGTATCCTGGGGTTTGA